In the genome of Streptomyces globosus, one region contains:
- the istB gene encoding IS21-like element helper ATPase IstB, translated as MSELVSTRIRNTAGKLGLPHLTETISEYIRRADEGKMGYLDFLDLVLSEELAVRDDRRFRQGLRLSRLPHHKTLDEYDFSFQPDLDPRKVKDLATLSFVEAKANAALLGPPGVGKTHIAVALAVAACRAGYSIYFTSLDDMVRHLKAAEAASRLTSKLGTYLRPSVLVVDEVGYQPLERAEANLVFQVISKRYEKGSIILTSNKTFSEWGQVFGDEVLATAILDRLLHHCEVISINGPSYRLKNRLKAIERETEVT; from the coding sequence TTGAGCGAGCTGGTCTCCACCCGCATCCGCAACACAGCCGGCAAGCTCGGCCTGCCCCACCTGACCGAGACCATCAGCGAGTACATCCGGCGGGCTGACGAGGGCAAGATGGGCTATCTCGACTTCCTCGATCTGGTGCTGTCCGAGGAACTTGCCGTCCGCGACGACCGCCGCTTCCGCCAGGGCCTGCGGCTGTCCCGGCTGCCCCACCACAAGACTCTGGACGAGTACGACTTCTCCTTCCAGCCCGACCTCGACCCGCGCAAGGTCAAAGACCTCGCCACCCTGTCGTTCGTCGAGGCCAAGGCGAACGCCGCCCTGCTGGGGCCGCCCGGGGTAGGCAAGACGCATATCGCTGTCGCCCTGGCGGTCGCGGCCTGCCGGGCCGGCTACTCGATCTACTTCACCAGCCTCGACGACATGGTCCGCCACCTCAAAGCCGCCGAGGCCGCCAGCCGTCTGACCAGTAAGCTCGGCACCTACCTGCGGCCCAGCGTCCTCGTCGTCGATGAAGTCGGATACCAGCCGCTGGAACGAGCCGAGGCGAACTTGGTCTTCCAGGTGATCTCGAAGCGCTACGAGAAGGGCTCGATCATCCTGACCTCAAACAAGACCTTCAGCGAATGGGGACAGGTGTTCGGCGACGAGGTCCTGGCCACCGCCATCCTCGACCGCCTCCTGCACCACTGCGAAGTGATCTCCATCAACGGCCCCAGCTACCGCCTGAAGAACCGCCTCAAGGCCATCGAGCGAGAGACCGAAGTCACTTAA
- a CDS encoding Mu transposase domain-containing protein produces the protein MGIAKVYSFHMKLSYSRDPFCCFTTSQDLQTFFDCHRRAFAHFGGVPMTIVYDRTKTVVRRHVAPGEAVPLHPEAVGFAGHYDFDIDILAAYRPTGKGRVERQVLIVRDHVLSGRAFSSVEEMDAAFAAWVPQRRAQIHKTHREVIGERAARDHAALKPLPPTPYLVAERHLRPVGKDCLVAFGGNLYSVPARRVRPRQLVEIRATKSQIMVHSTAADASGETLLAMHPRAVGRGVRVVEETHWDGLPTGKGRRTTTGDVPQPRRERPLGEEAGPLQALLNRAAATRIEVGRRPLSVYDELTGTRPFTTHPSTREMS, from the coding sequence ATGGGCATCGCGAAGGTCTACTCCTTCCACATGAAGCTGTCGTACTCACGCGACCCGTTCTGCTGCTTCACCACCAGCCAGGACCTGCAGACCTTCTTCGACTGCCACCGCCGCGCGTTCGCTCACTTCGGCGGGGTCCCGATGACGATCGTCTACGACCGGACCAAGACCGTCGTCCGACGCCACGTCGCTCCCGGCGAGGCGGTCCCGCTGCACCCGGAAGCGGTCGGCTTCGCCGGTCACTACGACTTCGACATCGACATCCTGGCCGCCTACCGGCCCACCGGGAAAGGCCGCGTCGAACGCCAGGTCCTCATCGTCCGCGATCACGTCCTGTCCGGCCGGGCCTTCTCCTCCGTCGAGGAGATGGACGCGGCCTTCGCCGCCTGGGTGCCGCAGCGGCGGGCCCAGATCCACAAGACGCACCGGGAGGTCATCGGCGAACGGGCGGCCCGTGACCACGCGGCTCTCAAGCCGCTGCCGCCCACCCCCTATCTGGTGGCCGAACGGCATCTGCGGCCGGTCGGCAAGGACTGCCTGGTCGCCTTCGGCGGCAACCTCTACTCGGTGCCCGCCCGCCGAGTCCGCCCCCGCCAGCTGGTCGAGATCCGGGCCACGAAGTCACAGATCATGGTGCACTCGACCGCCGCGGACGCCAGCGGCGAGACGCTGCTGGCCATGCACCCTCGGGCGGTCGGCCGCGGCGTCCGGGTCGTCGAGGAGACCCACTGGGACGGCCTGCCCACCGGCAAGGGCCGCCGCACCACCACCGGCGACGTCCCCCAGCCCCGGCGCGAACGTCCTCTGGGCGAGGAGGCCGGACCGCTGCAGGCCCTGCTGAACCGGGCTGCCGCCACCCGCATCGAGGTCGGCCGCCGTCCACTGTCGGTCTATGACGAACTGACCGGCACCCGTCCCTTCACCACCCACCCGAGCACGAGGGAAATGTCTTGA
- a CDS encoding transposase, with protein sequence MVLAEIGTHGVLDARLGDYRDGERGLAYPLAGSTGPGGLVIADRGFWSVEFAHAFTVAGADLLVRPQSNNLGTVQAELPDGSCLSMARPGKDIRLRAAREGRVLPRHVIYRVITFTKGDKVAYLGTTLLDPEHYPAAELVALYRERWEIELAFDEIKNHLGPGGPIR encoded by the coding sequence GTGGTCCTCGCTGAGATCGGAACGCACGGAGTCCTCGATGCCCGCCTCGGCGACTACCGCGACGGAGAACGTGGCCTCGCCTACCCGCTGGCTGGCTCCACCGGCCCCGGCGGCCTGGTCATCGCCGACCGCGGCTTCTGGTCGGTCGAGTTCGCTCACGCCTTCACCGTGGCGGGTGCGGATCTGCTGGTCAGGCCTCAGTCCAACAATCTCGGCACCGTCCAGGCAGAACTTCCGGACGGCTCGTGTCTGTCGATGGCGCGACCGGGAAAGGACATCCGGCTGCGAGCCGCGAGGGAGGGCCGGGTGCTGCCGCGGCACGTGATCTATCGCGTCATCACCTTCACGAAGGGCGACAAGGTCGCCTACCTGGGCACGACGCTGCTGGACCCCGAGCATTACCCGGCCGCCGAGCTCGTCGCGCTCTACCGGGAGCGCTGGGAGATCGAGCTCGCCTTCGACGAGATCAAGAACCACCTTGGTCCAGGCGGGCCGATCAGGTAG
- a CDS encoding transposase domain-containing protein, which translates to MTGWGAGQRVPIGILTKVFTAELVDAAIAKHDRAERRRRLLPARLVVYFVLALCLFARESYEEVLRVLTSGTPGSRALARVNRSSLCRARARLGEDVLETVFRQVAGPLATRDTPGDWWRGLRLLALDGTQFDLPDSTSNGDTFDGPSTTGGVPFGFPPGQGGGPR; encoded by the coding sequence GTGACGGGGTGGGGCGCGGGCCAGCGGGTGCCGATCGGGATCCTGACGAAGGTGTTCACCGCTGAGCTGGTGGACGCGGCGATAGCCAAGCACGACCGTGCCGAGCGGCGGCGCCGCCTCCTGCCAGCGAGGCTGGTCGTGTACTTCGTCCTGGCCCTGTGCCTGTTCGCCCGGGAGTCGTACGAGGAGGTGCTGCGGGTGCTGACCAGCGGCACCCCGGGCAGCCGGGCCCTCGCGCGGGTGAACCGGTCGTCATTGTGCCGGGCCCGCGCCCGCCTCGGCGAGGACGTGCTGGAGACCGTGTTCCGCCAGGTGGCTGGCCCGCTCGCCACCAGGGACACGCCCGGCGATTGGTGGCGAGGTCTGCGACTCCTCGCCCTGGACGGCACCCAGTTCGATCTCCCGGATTCGACGAGCAACGGCGACACCTTCGACGGCCCCTCCACCACCGGCGGCGTCCCTTTCGGCTTCCCCCCGGGTCAGGGCGGTGGTCCTCGCTGA
- a CDS encoding polysaccharide deacetylase family protein: MTLSVRNAAAAAALGAALCAALSGCGGGGAASGAAGQARLGTPAAPPAASSPASPASSPTAAPPASPAVGHGPGKAPTLAPGPNGLTPVFERARQQTEKTVALTFDADMTADQGPRAAAGERFDNPGLISTLKTLNVPSTVFMTGRWAEEYPDQAKAIGTDPVFEVANHSYSHHAFTSPCYGLPALDSAAARADVDRAFAAFRKAGAVNTVPYFRFPGGCHDERALRALAGSGVTAVQWDVVSGDAFAKDPDAVAAQVLAGVRPGSVVVMHCTRSAAPVTEEAVRKIVPELRKRGYRFVKVSELVGT, translated from the coding sequence GTGACCCTTTCTGTGCGCAATGCGGCGGCCGCGGCCGCCCTCGGCGCCGCCCTGTGCGCCGCCCTTTCCGGCTGCGGAGGCGGCGGCGCCGCGTCCGGTGCCGCCGGCCAGGCCCGTCTGGGCACGCCCGCCGCCCCGCCCGCGGCCTCCTCACCCGCCTCCCCCGCCTCCTCCCCAACGGCGGCCCCGCCGGCCTCCCCCGCCGTCGGCCACGGCCCCGGCAAGGCCCCCACCCTGGCGCCGGGCCCGAACGGGCTGACCCCCGTCTTCGAGCGGGCCCGGCAGCAGACCGAGAAGACCGTCGCCCTGACCTTCGACGCCGACATGACGGCCGACCAGGGGCCGCGCGCCGCGGCCGGGGAGCGCTTCGACAACCCCGGACTCATCAGCACCCTGAAAACGCTCAACGTGCCCTCGACCGTCTTCATGACCGGCCGCTGGGCCGAGGAGTACCCCGATCAGGCCAAGGCCATCGGCACCGACCCCGTCTTCGAGGTCGCCAACCACTCCTACAGCCACCACGCCTTCACGTCCCCCTGCTACGGGCTCCCCGCGCTCGACAGCGCGGCCGCCCGCGCCGACGTCGACCGGGCCTTCGCCGCGTTCCGCAAGGCCGGCGCGGTCAACACCGTCCCCTACTTCCGCTTCCCCGGCGGCTGCCACGACGAGCGGGCGCTGCGCGCCCTGGCGGGATCCGGGGTGACGGCCGTGCAGTGGGACGTCGTCAGCGGCGACGCCTTCGCCAAGGACCCGGACGCGGTGGCCGCGCAGGTCCTCGCCGGGGTCAGGCCCGGCTCGGTGGTGGTCATGCACTGCACGCGCAGCGCCGCCCCGGTCACCGAGGAGGCCGTCCGCAAGATCGTGCCGGAGCTCCGCAAGCGCGGCTACCGCTTCGTGAAGGTCTCCGAGCTCGTCGGAACCTGA